The Gordonia iterans DNA window TTCGCGTCTTTGAAGCCCGCGTTCTTCAGGTTCTCCAGCGCCCGCACGGCCATGTCGAACGATCCCGGGCCGCGCACGGCGTCGTTCACCTCGGCGGTCGCTCCGTCGAGCGAGATCTGCACGTCCACGTAGTCGCTCGCCGCGAGACGTTGGGCCACTTCGGCGTTGATCCGCAGCCCGTTGGTGGAGAACTTGACGCCGACCTGATGGTCGACGGCGTAGTCGACCAGTTCCCAGAAGTCCGGGCGCACCGTCGGCTCGCCGCCGCCGATGTTCACGTAGAACACCTGCATGCGCTGCAGCTCGTCGATGATCGCCTTGCATTGTTCGGTGCTCAGCTCGCGCGGGTCGCGCTTGCCGGAACTGGAGAGACAGTGCACGCATGCGAGGTTGCAGGCGTACGTCAGTTCCCAGGTGAGGCAGATCGGCGCATCCAGACCCTTCTCGAACTGGTCCACCAGTCGACCGACCGCGGGCGGTGCGGCAGGGGTCACGGCGGGCAGGCCCAAGTGAGGGGCGGTCGGGGGCAGGTCTTCGACGCGGGGCTCGAGTGTGGTCATGTCGGTGTCACTTCTTTCTCGCGGGAGGTGATCATCCCGGAGTCGGCCAGGGCGGTGAGGGCTTGAAGGTAGAGCGGTCGCTGGTCGTCGGTGATGCCTGCGGCCCGCAGCGCGGACTCCGCGCTGGGGTGATCGGCCAGCGACTGCACCAGATCGACGACGACCAAGTTCTTCAGGAAGCTCAGCTTGCGCGTGCCGAAGTGGTACAGCAGGGCCCCGAACGGCTCGGGACGGATGGCGACCGACGGATTGACCCGCCAGGGCGCGGACAGGTCGAAGCCGGGCCGGCCGGCCGGCGCAGACTCGGGGGACGTGCTTCCGGCGGTCGCGGGACCGCCGGAAGCACTGGTCGACGCGGTGGTCATCAGTAGACGCCGCACATCCCGTCGATGGAGACTTCCTCCACCAGCGATTCGGTGACGAGCTCGTTCTGAGTGTCCTGATCGGCCATGTGAACCAACCTCCTTGTGTGTTTCTGTGGTTCACGACACACTGTAATGGCACTCGGTGCATTATCAACCCGTACTGAGAAGTAGTGTGCAGAACCCAGCCGAAAGGACAGGTCGTGAAGAGATCCGCCGGCCGCCCGCAGGCCACCTCGCGCGCCGAACTGAGCACCCTGGCCATCGACCTGTTCGTCGAGCGGGGATTCGAGGAGACGAGCGTCGACGACGTGGCGGCGGCCGCGGGCATCGCCCGCCGGACCTTGTTCCGGTACTTCCCGTCCAAGAATGCGATCCCCTGGGGAGATTTCGACCAGCACCTGGCCGACATGCGTCATCGCCTCGCGCAGACTCCGCGGGACATCCCGCTCGGCGAGGGCCTCCGGCAGGCACTGCTCGCCTTCAACACCGTGCCCGGCACCGAGCAGGAGCACCATCGCCGCCGCATGACCCTGCTGCTGAAAGTTCCTGCCCTCCAAGCACATTCAATGCTGATGTACGACGAATGGCGGCAGATCATCGCCGTTCACGTGGCGGCTCGGCTCGACGTGCGGCCACAGGACCACCTCCCACAGACCGTCGGCTGGCAGATGCTGGGCGTCTCGCTGTCGGCCTACGAGCAGTGGCTCGGCGATCCGGCATCGGACCTGCTCGACCTGCTCGACGCCGGCTGCAGCATCGTGATCGACGGCCTCGCCACCCTCGATGCACCGTGATCCGGAAACCGCCGTCGGCACTGGGGAGTACAGATCAGCACCGCAAAACACCAGTTCACCGTCGCTCCCGCCCCGGTCGGGGCCGAACCCACGCCACAGTACGGACACTCCGACGGGCCCACTGCTACCATTAACTAGAACCTGTTCTAGTTATGTTTCCCCGGACTCCGGGGCGACCGGGGAGAGCCGCCGATGAGAGAGCTGACGCCGCATTGCACGCGCAGCGCGATCCTGACCGTCGCCGAGGTGATCGACGAGACCGCTGACGCGCGGAGCATCGTGTTCGACGTGCCCGAGAACCACTCGGACAAGTTCACGGACTACCTTCCGGGGCAGTTCCTGACGCTGCGCATCCCCAGTGAGCAGACCGGCTCCGTGGCACGGTGCTATTCGCTCTCGTCTGCGCCGGGTCGCGGAGAACTCCCCAAGGTGACCGTGAAGCGGACCAACGGCGGCTACGGCTCCAACTGGATCTGCGACCATCTCGCCGCGGGCTCGCAGATCGAGGCCCTGCCGCCGTCGGGAGTGTTCACCCCCGCCAACATCCACGCACCGCTACTCCTGATCGCCGCCGGATCCGGCGTCACCCCGGTGATGTCCATCCTGAAGACCGCGCTCGCCACCGGCACCGGGCCGATCACCTTCTTCTACGCCAACCGCAGCGAGAGCGACGTGATCTTCGCCGAGCAGCTGCGCGAACTCCAAGCAGCACACCCGAATCGGCTCGTCGTCGTGCATTGGCTGGAGTCACTGCAGGGCCTCCCGTCCGCGAAGTCGCTTGCCGCCTTCTTCCGCCCGATGGCGGGCAGTCACAGCGCGTACGTGTGCGGTCCCGGGCCGTTCATGGACGCGGTGCACGAAGGCTTGGCGAAGGCGAAGTTCAAACACCACGACGTGCATTCCGAGGTGTACAACTCACTGTCCGGCGACCCGTTCGAGGACGTCGGACTCGCCGAGGTCAGCGCGGAGGAGGCCGCCGACGCCGCGGAGGTGGAGGTGGAGCTCGACGGCGAGACCCATCTGCTGTCCTGGCCACGGTCACGCAGTCTGGTCGACGTGATGCTGGCCGCCGGTCTCGACGCCCCCTACTCGTGCCAGGAGGGCGAGTGCGGCTCGTGCGCGTGCACGCTCACGGAGGGAACGGTCGACATGGCCAACTCCGGCGCGCTCGACCCCGACGACATCGCCGACGGCTACATCCTCGGCTGCCAGGCCACCCCGACGTGCGACAAACTGAAGGTGGAGTTCTGATGACGACTGAACCCGACCGCGACCTGCTGATCGTCGGCGGCGGACTCGGCGGCTGCCGACTCGCCGAGGCACTGCGCGGCCACGGGTTCACCGGATCCATCACGATCCTGTCGGGCGAAGAGCATCCCCCGTACGACCGTCCTCCGCTGTCCAAGTCCGTCCTCCTCGGCACCGACGACCGTGTCGATCTGAAATCCCCGGAGTTCTTCGAGGAGGCCGGTATCGAACTGCTGCTCGGGGCGCGGGTGACCGCCGTGCACCCGGGTCAGCACAGCGTGGAGTACGTCCGCCACGGCGCCGCGCACCGCCTCGGCTACCGCACCCTCGTGCTGGCCACCGGCCTCGCGCCGCGACCGTTCCCCGGCGAAGGCGGCGGCCTGGCGGGCGTGCACGTGCTGCGGACGTACGACGACGCCGCAGCCCTCCGAACGGACCTCGCCGACGCGCGGCGCGCGGTGGTGATCGGCGCAGGCTTCATCGGCTGCGAGGCGGCCGCCAGCATGGCGGCTCTCGGACTGGAGGTCACCGTCGTCGAGCCGGCGGCCGTGCCGCTTGCCGCCGCCGTAGGCCCCGTCGTCGGGCTGCTCGTCGCGCGGCTCCACAAGGAGGCCGGCGTCGACCTGCGCACCGCGACCGGAGCGGCCCGGCTGACCGGTGCGGCGGGCCGGGTCACCGGCGTGGAGCTCACCGACGGCACGTTGCTGCCGGCCGACGTCGTGCTGGTGGGCATCGGCGGCACCCCGGACCTGGAATACCTGGCGGGCTCGGGCATCGAGACCGCCGAGCCGGGATCCCCCGGGCGCGGCGGCATCGTGTGCGGCGAACTCGGGCACACCACTGTCCCAGACGTGTACGCCCTCGGGGACGCCGCGAATTGGGCTGACGCGCAAGGCAACCGCAATCGCGTAGAGCACTGGAACCACACCGTCGACCAGGCCGCGATCGTCGCCGCCCAGATCGCCGGGAAAGCGCTCCCACCGCCCGCCGTCCCCTACTTCTGGAGCGACCAGCACGCACTCAAGATCCAAGTGCTCGGGTCGCCCCGGCCCGACGACGAGGTGCACGTGGTCGACGACGACGGCCGCAAGTTCCTCGCGTACTACAGCCGAGACGGGGTCCTCACCGGCACGGCGGGCGCCGGCCGGGTCGGGAAGCTCATGAAGACGCGTCCGCTCCTGTTGACCGACACCCCGATCTCCGACCTTCTCCCGTGAGCACGCGCCCGGCGCCGACTCCGGAGTCGACCGCGGACGAGATCTCCGCTGCGGTCTCGGCTCTCGGAGACCCGGAGATCGCCGCCGGGCAGCGTCGCTGGTTCCTGAGCACGCGTGGCGGAGCCGGCGACGACACGCGGTCGAAAGACAAGACCGGGCCCGGCGAATACGGCGAGGGCGACGTGTTCGCCGGAGTGCGTGTCCCCGAACTCCGCAAGCTCAGCAAACGGCTCCGAGGCTTCCCGACCGAGACGGCCAAGGCCTTGTTGTCCAGCGACGTTCACGAGATCCGGCAGCCGGCGCTCTTCTCGATGACGCTGACCGCAGCGCGCGCAGGCGACGTCGAACGCGCCGAGTGGGTCCAGCTGTATCGGGATGCCGTCCGGGCCGGGCGGGTGAACAACTGGGACATCGTCGACCTGTCCGCTGATCCGCTGCTGGGCGCGTGGCTGGTCCATCGGGACACGCGCGAGGAGTTGCTCGAGTGGGCGGGGTCCAGCGACTTGTGGGAGCGCAGGGTCGGCATCATCGGCACGTTCGCGTTCATCAAGTCCGGGCAGGCGGAGGCGCTCGTCGACGTCGCTCCGCTGGTGATCGACGACCGACGCGACCTGATCCAGAAGGCGTTCGGCTGGATGCTGCGCGAGCTCGGCAAGCGCGTCGATCGGCAGCTTCTCCTGGACTTCCTCGAGGCGCACGCCGGAGGAATGGGCCGCACCGCCCTGAGCTACGCCACCGAACACCTCACCGCCGACCAGCGCGCCCACTACCGCTCGCTCTGAACCCCGGTTCCGGCCCGCAGCGGACGATCCACTGCCGGTTCGCGCCCGGAGTGCGATGATCAGACCATGCCCGACATCGAGTTTCACATGGACGGATCACTGGCTCGCGCGGCGCGGCACCTGGTCAAGGTGTCGGCGCGGACCATCGCCCACTACGCGGGAATCGAGGCGCAGGTGCTCCGTCAGTACGAGAAGGGCGGCGACTGCCTCTCGCCCGAACAGATTCAGCGCGTCACCGACGGCCTGGTGCACTACGGAGCGGTCTTCCTCCCCGAGGACGAGTTCGGCGGCGTGGGCGTGCGCCGGAAGTTCACGCGCACCGGAGTCAGGATGATCGAGACGTGGGAGGGCGAAGGCGGCCCGGTCGCCGACGACGACGTCTGAGTCGCTCAGGCTCCGGCCTCGGCGGTGACGAGTTCACCGGCCCGCGGGCTCTTGCGCCACACGATCAGCGCGGCGACGATCATCGGGAGCTGCAGCGGCAGGCGCGCCCACGCGAGGGTCTTGAGCAACGGGCTCTTGTCCACGAAGAGCCGGATCGTGTTGACGTTCGCCGGGAAGACCGCGACGAACAACATGGCGGCAAGGGCCGCGGCGGGCCGGCGCGTCTTCCGGGGGAGCAACGCCGCACCGATGCCGAGCTCTGCCGCACCCGACGCGTAGGTCAGGGTGCGCGGATCTCCCGGAATCTCCTTGGGGATGATCGCATCGAAGGGTTTGGGCGCCACGAAGTGCAGAACCCCCGTGAAGATCAGCAGTCCGGACAGGGCTTTGGCGAGACGCTCGACGATCATCGGCTCAGTCTACCGCCGCAACCGCCTCCAGCCGGGCCAGCAGCCACCTCCCGTCGACCTCGACCATCGTCGCCCAGCGCGAGACGCCGAGCCGTTCCGGCTCGTCGCCGGGCAGGCTCACCGTCTGATCGACGAAGACCAGCGCCCGCGCACGACCGCTCCCCCACTCGGCGACGCCCACGTCGATCACGGTGGCGGCCATGGTGATCCGGGATGCGACGGCACCGGTGAACACCACATCCGGCCCACGGCCCAGATAGTCGGCGGCCAGTGCTCCGGTCAGCCGTCCGGCGACCTCGTCCCGGCGCTCCGGACCGTCGTCGGGAGCGAAGTTCATCAAGTCGGTGACCGCGGCGGCGGCCGCGTACTCCACCGTGGCGAGCTCGTCGGCGTGGTCGGAGCCGCTGCGCCAGAGCGAGAGCCCGGCGGCCGCGGCCACCACTGCGGCGAGGACGATCAACGCTGCGCATCGCGTGACGAACCGCCGGTCCGCCGGTAGCGGAAAGCGTTCCCGCAGATGTGTTCTCACGAGACCTGCTCCGTATCGTGCACCAGCCAGCGATCGCCTTCCCGCACCATCAGCACCCGTACCGCGACACGATCGCCGCCGGGCGTCCCGCCGACCAACTCCGGCGCGCTCGCCTGCGCCACCACCAGCACCGGTGTCACGCCCGGATCGGCACTTCCCTGGACTCCTGCCGAGATCACCCTTCCGGTGCTCGGCGCACCGAATCCGGCCACCGTCGCGCGCAACGCGTCGGC harbors:
- the mftB gene encoding mycofactocin biosynthesis chaperone MftB (MftB, a small protein, is a peptide chaperone that assists the radical SAM enzyme MftC in performing two modifications to the C-terminal Val-Tyr dipeptide of the mycofactocin precursor peptide, MftA. MftB's role is analogous to the role of PqqD in the biosynthesis of PQQ, a cofactor that derives entirely from a Tyr and a Glu in the precursor PqqA.), which produces MTTASTSASGGPATAGSTSPESAPAGRPGFDLSAPWRVNPSVAIRPEPFGALLYHFGTRKLSFLKNLVVVDLVQSLADHPSAESALRAAGITDDQRPLYLQALTALADSGMITSREKEVTPT
- the mftA gene encoding mycofactocin precursor MftA (Mycofactocin is a small molecule electron carrier derived from the final two amino acids, Val-Tyr, of MftA, the mycofactocin precursor. It plays a role in redox homeostasis and the metabolism of alcohols and aldehydes in Actinobacteria, including Mycobacterium tuberculosis.), with translation MADQDTQNELVTESLVEEVSIDGMCGVY
- the mftR gene encoding mycofactocin system transcriptional regulator (MftR, the mycofactocin system transcriptional regulator, is an uncharacterized TetR family DNA-binding transcription factor. Its role is inferred by context. It occurs as part of the biosynthesis locus for mycofactocin, a partially characterized electron carrier derived from the terminal Val-Tyr dipeptide of the precursor peptide MftA, through a radical SAM enzyme-mediated process.) codes for the protein MKRSAGRPQATSRAELSTLAIDLFVERGFEETSVDDVAAAAGIARRTLFRYFPSKNAIPWGDFDQHLADMRHRLAQTPRDIPLGEGLRQALLAFNTVPGTEQEHHRRRMTLLLKVPALQAHSMLMYDEWRQIIAVHVAARLDVRPQDHLPQTVGWQMLGVSLSAYEQWLGDPASDLLDLLDAGCSIVIDGLATLDAP
- a CDS encoding ferredoxin--NADP reductase, whose translation is MRELTPHCTRSAILTVAEVIDETADARSIVFDVPENHSDKFTDYLPGQFLTLRIPSEQTGSVARCYSLSSAPGRGELPKVTVKRTNGGYGSNWICDHLAAGSQIEALPPSGVFTPANIHAPLLLIAAGSGVTPVMSILKTALATGTGPITFFYANRSESDVIFAEQLRELQAAHPNRLVVVHWLESLQGLPSAKSLAAFFRPMAGSHSAYVCGPGPFMDAVHEGLAKAKFKHHDVHSEVYNSLSGDPFEDVGLAEVSAEEAADAAEVEVELDGETHLLSWPRSRSLVDVMLAAGLDAPYSCQEGECGSCACTLTEGTVDMANSGALDPDDIADGYILGCQATPTCDKLKVEF
- a CDS encoding NAD(P)/FAD-dependent oxidoreductase gives rise to the protein MTTEPDRDLLIVGGGLGGCRLAEALRGHGFTGSITILSGEEHPPYDRPPLSKSVLLGTDDRVDLKSPEFFEEAGIELLLGARVTAVHPGQHSVEYVRHGAAHRLGYRTLVLATGLAPRPFPGEGGGLAGVHVLRTYDDAAALRTDLADARRAVVIGAGFIGCEAAASMAALGLEVTVVEPAAVPLAAAVGPVVGLLVARLHKEAGVDLRTATGAARLTGAAGRVTGVELTDGTLLPADVVLVGIGGTPDLEYLAGSGIETAEPGSPGRGGIVCGELGHTTVPDVYALGDAANWADAQGNRNRVEHWNHTVDQAAIVAAQIAGKALPPPAVPYFWSDQHALKIQVLGSPRPDDEVHVVDDDGRKFLAYYSRDGVLTGTAGAGRVGKLMKTRPLLLTDTPISDLLP
- a CDS encoding DNA alkylation repair protein — translated: MSAAVSALGDPEIAAGQRRWFLSTRGGAGDDTRSKDKTGPGEYGEGDVFAGVRVPELRKLSKRLRGFPTETAKALLSSDVHEIRQPALFSMTLTAARAGDVERAEWVQLYRDAVRAGRVNNWDIVDLSADPLLGAWLVHRDTREELLEWAGSSDLWERRVGIIGTFAFIKSGQAEALVDVAPLVIDDRRDLIQKAFGWMLRELGKRVDRQLLLDFLEAHAGGMGRTALSYATEHLTADQRAHYRSL
- a CDS encoding helix-turn-helix domain-containing protein; its protein translation is MPDIEFHMDGSLARAARHLVKVSARTIAHYAGIEAQVLRQYEKGGDCLSPEQIQRVTDGLVHYGAVFLPEDEFGGVGVRRKFTRTGVRMIETWEGEGGPVADDDV
- a CDS encoding DoxX family protein — protein: MIVERLAKALSGLLIFTGVLHFVAPKPFDAIIPKEIPGDPRTLTYASGAAELGIGAALLPRKTRRPAAALAAMLFVAVFPANVNTIRLFVDKSPLLKTLAWARLPLQLPMIVAALIVWRKSPRAGELVTAEAGA